Proteins co-encoded in one Papaver somniferum cultivar HN1 chromosome 5, ASM357369v1, whole genome shotgun sequence genomic window:
- the LOC113277165 gene encoding uncharacterized protein LOC113277165: MDPIRPEFELSDLAGLEYHRWVADVETTFVAKDFTSTIKPSTDAAPPTEKDKNHALMFLKRHIDPNIRWGYHNLKTTKELWDALDSRFGNIHDSLIPQLNADNKRITTFSRLINLLQVSKRHNEILVNNNARAVGKKKVPRANHGKVNKGKGPKGKRARHSDSHPHDPYPRGDNTSRGRGRKGHNRGRGRNDHSNVWHREGTSGHSGGDPKFEKTPKYSTNKRTADESAPCFRCGSTRNWYKHCKASSNIASSYKKYRETLQQEANYVEENDVAPDVNLTILDFLGNEDFSKQWMFLILLGPKNLVSCFIAC; encoded by the exons ATGGACCCAATTCGACCAGAATTCGAACTTTCGGACTTAGCAGGACTTGAGTACCATCGTTGGGTAGCTGATGTGGAAACTACCTTTGTGGCAAAGGACTTCACCTCCACTATCAAACCATCTACCGACGCTGCTCCGCCAACTGAAAAAGACAAAAATCATGCTCTGATGTTCCTCAAGAGGCACATCGATCCTAACATACGTTGGGGTTATCATAACTTGAAAACAACAAAAGAGCTATGGGATGCTCTAGATAGCCGTTTTGGGAACATTCATGATTCCTTAATACCACAATTGAAC GCTGATAACAAGAGAATCACCACATTCAGTAGGTTGATAAACTTATTGCAAGTGTCCAAAAGACACAATGAGATTCTTGTCAATAACAATGCCAGAGCTGTCGGGAAAAAGAAAGTTCCCAGAGCTAACCATGGCAAGGTCAATAAGGGAAAGGGCCCCAAAGGAAAAAGGGCTCGACATTCTGATTCACATCCCCATGATCCATACCCACGTGGAGATAACACCTCTCGTGGAAGAGGACGTAAGGGACATAATCGAGGTCGAGGACGTAACGATCACTCTAATGTTTGGCATAGAGAAGGAACTTCTGGCCATAGTGGTGGTGATCCTAAGTTCGAGAAAACACCCAAATATTCCACTAACAAAAGGACCGCAGATGAAAGTGCGCCTTGTTTTAGGTGTGGATCTACCAGAAATTGGTATAAGCATTGCAAGGCTAGTTCCAATATAGCTTCGAGCTACAAAAAGTACCGGGAAACTCTCCAACAAGAGGCTAACTATGTGGAAGAAAATGATGTAGCCCCTGACGTCAACCTGACAATCTTAGACTTCCTGGGCAATGAGGACTTTTCCAAACAATGGATGTTCCTGATTTTGCTTGGGCCTAAGAATTTAGTTTCTTGTTTTATAGCTTGCTAG